From Phocoena phocoena chromosome 16, mPhoPho1.1, whole genome shotgun sequence, a single genomic window includes:
- the CSTF2T gene encoding cleavage stimulation factor subunit 2 tau variant isoform X2, giving the protein MSSLTVRDPAMDRSLRSVFVGNIPYEATEEQLKDIFSEVGSVVSFRLVYDRETGKPKGYGFCEYQDQETALSAMRNLNGREFSGRALRVDNAASEKNKEELKSLGPAAPIIDSPYGDPIDPEDAPESITRAVASLPPEQMFELMKQMKLCVQNSHQEARNMLLQNPQLAYALLQAQVVMRIMDPEIALKILHRKIHVTPLIPGKSQSVSGPGPGLCPGPNVLLNQQNPPAPQPQHLARRPVKDIPPLMQTPIQGGIPAPGPIPAAVAGPGPGPGPLTPGGAMQPQVGMPGVGPVPLERGQVQISDPRAPMSRGPMTAGGLPPRGLLGDAPNDPRGGTLLSVTGEVEPRGYLGPPHQGPPMHHASGHDNRGPSSHDMRGGALGDPRLLIGEPRGPMIDQRGLPMDGRGSRDSRGMETRAMETEVLETRVMERRGMETCAMEARGMEARGMDARGMEMRGPGPSSRGPMTGGIQGAGPINMGAGGPQGPRQVASISGVGNPGAGMQGAGMQGAGMQGAGMQGAGMQGAGMQGAGMQGAGMQGAGMQGAGKQGGGQPSSFSPGQSQVTPQDQEKAALIMQVLQLTADQIAMLPPEQRQSILILKEQIQKSTGAS; this is encoded by the exons ATGTCGAGTTTGACGGTGAGAGACCCGGCAATGGATCGATCACTGCGTTCCGTGTTCGTGGGAAACATTCCGTATGAGGCAACGGAGGAGCAGTTGAAGGACATTTTCTCCGAGGTTGGTTCCGTTGTGAGTTTCCGGCTGGTATACGATAGAGAGACGGGAAAACCTAAGGGTTATGGCTTCTGCGAGTACCAAGACCAGGAGACCGCGCTTAGTGCCATGCGGAACCTTAACGGGCGGGAGTTCAGCGGGAGAGCGCTTCGGGTGGACAATGCTGCCAGTGAAAAGAACAAGGAGGAGTTAAAGAGCCTAGGGCCTGCAGCGCCCATCATTGACTCACCCTATGGGGACCCCATCGATCCAGAAGATGCCCCTGAGTCAATTACCAGAGCAGTCGCTAGTCTGCCCCCGGAGCAGATGTTTGAGCTGATGAAGCAGATGAAGCTCTGTGTCCAAAACAGTCACCAGGAAGCTCGAAATATGTTACTTCAAAACCCACAACTGGCTTATGCGCTGTTGCAGGCTCAAGTAGTGATGAGAATCATGGATCCAGAGATTGCTTTGAAAATTCTGCATCGCAAAATACATGTCACACCACTCATCCCAGGCAAATCTCAATCCGtttctggccctggccctggcctttGCCCAGGACCTAATGTTCTGCTCAACCAGCAGAATCCTCCAGCCCCCCAGCCTCAGCATTTGGCCAGAAGACCTGTGAAAGACATCCCTCCTCTGATGCAGACCCCTATCCAGGGTGGAATTCCAGCCCCGGGCCCAATTCCAGCTGCAGttgctggccctggccctggccctggccccttAACTCCTGGTGGAGCAATGCAGCCCCAAGTTGGAATGCCAGGGGTTGGTCCGGTGCCCTTAGAGCGGGGACAGGTGCAGATATCAGATCCTAGAGCTCCAATGTCTCGTGGACCCATGACTGCTGGTGGCTTACCTCCTCGAGGACTGTTAGGGGATGCTCCAAATGACCCACGTGGAGGAACTTTGCTTTCAGTCACTGGAGAAGTAGAGCCCAGAGGCTATCTTGGCCCACCACATCAGGGTCCTCCAATGCACCATGCGTCTGGTCATGACAACCGGGGCCCTTCCTCACATGACATGAGGGGAGGGGCATTAGGAGATCCCAGACTGCTCATTGGAGAACCCAGAGGACCCATGATAGATCAAAGGGGTCTACCTATGGATGGTAGAGGTAGCAGAGATTCTCGAGGGATGGAGACTCGAGCCATGGAAACTGAGGTCTTAGAGACACGAGTAATGGAGAGAAGAGGAATGGAAACTTGTGCAATGGAAGCCAGAGGGATGGAAGCGAGAGGCATGGATGCAAGAGGAATGGAGATGAGGGGCCCTGGCCCCAGTTCAAGAGGCCCTATGACTGGGGGAATTCAGGGTGCTGGTCCTATTAATATGGGGGCAGGTGGTCCTCAGGGACCCAGACAGGTCGCAAGCATTTCAGGGGTGGGAAATCCTGGAGCTGGCATGCAGGGGGCAGGTATGCAAGGAGCTGGCATGCAGGGGGCAGGTATGCAAGGAGCAGGCATGCAGGGGGCAGGTATGCAAGGAGCAGGCATGCAGGGGGCAGGTATGCAGGGAGCAGGCATGCAGGGGGCAG GCAAGCAAGGTGGAGGCCAGCCTAGCAGTTTTAGTCCTGGGCAGAGTCAGGTAACCCCACAGGATCAAGAAAAGGCAGCTTTGATCATGCAGGTTCTTCAACTGACTGCAGATCAGATTGCCATGCTGCCTCCTGAGCAAAGGCAGAGTATCCTGATTTTAAAGGAACAAATCCAGAAATCTACTGGAGCTTCTTAA
- the CSTF2T gene encoding cleavage stimulation factor subunit 2 tau variant isoform X1 gives MSSLTVRDPAMDRSLRSVFVGNIPYEATEEQLKDIFSEVGSVVSFRLVYDRETGKPKGYGFCEYQDQETALSAMRNLNGREFSGRALRVDNAASEKNKEELKSLGPAAPIIDSPYGDPIDPEDAPESITRAVASLPPEQMFELMKQMKLCVQNSHQEARNMLLQNPQLAYALLQAQVVMRIMDPEIALKILHRKIHVTPLIPGKSQSVSGPGPGLCPGPNVLLNQQNPPAPQPQHLARRPVKDIPPLMQTPIQGGIPAPGPIPAAVAGPGPGPGPLTPGGAMQPQVGMPGVGPVPLERGQVQISDPRAPMSRGPMTAGGLPPRGLLGDAPNDPRGGTLLSVTGEVEPRGYLGPPHQGPPMHHASGHDNRGPSSHDMRGGALGDPRLLIGEPRGPMIDQRGLPMDGRGSRDSRGMETRAMETEVLETRVMERRGMETCAMEARGMEARGMDARGMEMRGPGPSSRGPMTGGIQGAGPINMGAGGPQGPRQVASISGVGNPGAGMQGAGMQGAGMQGAGMQGAGMQGAGMQGAGMQGAGMQGAGMQGAGMQGAGMQGAGMQGAGMQGAGMQGAGMQGAGMQGAGKQGGGQPSSFSPGQSQVTPQDQEKAALIMQVLQLTADQIAMLPPEQRQSILILKEQIQKSTGAS, from the exons ATGTCGAGTTTGACGGTGAGAGACCCGGCAATGGATCGATCACTGCGTTCCGTGTTCGTGGGAAACATTCCGTATGAGGCAACGGAGGAGCAGTTGAAGGACATTTTCTCCGAGGTTGGTTCCGTTGTGAGTTTCCGGCTGGTATACGATAGAGAGACGGGAAAACCTAAGGGTTATGGCTTCTGCGAGTACCAAGACCAGGAGACCGCGCTTAGTGCCATGCGGAACCTTAACGGGCGGGAGTTCAGCGGGAGAGCGCTTCGGGTGGACAATGCTGCCAGTGAAAAGAACAAGGAGGAGTTAAAGAGCCTAGGGCCTGCAGCGCCCATCATTGACTCACCCTATGGGGACCCCATCGATCCAGAAGATGCCCCTGAGTCAATTACCAGAGCAGTCGCTAGTCTGCCCCCGGAGCAGATGTTTGAGCTGATGAAGCAGATGAAGCTCTGTGTCCAAAACAGTCACCAGGAAGCTCGAAATATGTTACTTCAAAACCCACAACTGGCTTATGCGCTGTTGCAGGCTCAAGTAGTGATGAGAATCATGGATCCAGAGATTGCTTTGAAAATTCTGCATCGCAAAATACATGTCACACCACTCATCCCAGGCAAATCTCAATCCGtttctggccctggccctggcctttGCCCAGGACCTAATGTTCTGCTCAACCAGCAGAATCCTCCAGCCCCCCAGCCTCAGCATTTGGCCAGAAGACCTGTGAAAGACATCCCTCCTCTGATGCAGACCCCTATCCAGGGTGGAATTCCAGCCCCGGGCCCAATTCCAGCTGCAGttgctggccctggccctggccctggccccttAACTCCTGGTGGAGCAATGCAGCCCCAAGTTGGAATGCCAGGGGTTGGTCCGGTGCCCTTAGAGCGGGGACAGGTGCAGATATCAGATCCTAGAGCTCCAATGTCTCGTGGACCCATGACTGCTGGTGGCTTACCTCCTCGAGGACTGTTAGGGGATGCTCCAAATGACCCACGTGGAGGAACTTTGCTTTCAGTCACTGGAGAAGTAGAGCCCAGAGGCTATCTTGGCCCACCACATCAGGGTCCTCCAATGCACCATGCGTCTGGTCATGACAACCGGGGCCCTTCCTCACATGACATGAGGGGAGGGGCATTAGGAGATCCCAGACTGCTCATTGGAGAACCCAGAGGACCCATGATAGATCAAAGGGGTCTACCTATGGATGGTAGAGGTAGCAGAGATTCTCGAGGGATGGAGACTCGAGCCATGGAAACTGAGGTCTTAGAGACACGAGTAATGGAGAGAAGAGGAATGGAAACTTGTGCAATGGAAGCCAGAGGGATGGAAGCGAGAGGCATGGATGCAAGAGGAATGGAGATGAGGGGCCCTGGCCCCAGTTCAAGAGGCCCTATGACTGGGGGAATTCAGGGTGCTGGTCCTATTAATATGGGGGCAGGTGGTCCTCAGGGACCCAGACAGGTCGCAAGCATTTCAGGGGTGGGAAATCCTGGAGCTGGCATGCAGGGGGCAGGTATGCAAGGAGCTGGCATGCAGGGGGCAGGTATGCAAGGAGCAGGCATGCAGGGGGCAGGTATGCAAGGAGCAGGCATGCAGGGGGCAG GCATGCAGGGAGCAGGCATGCAGGGGGCAGGCATGCAGGGAGCAGGCATGCAGGGGGCAGGCATGCAGGGAGCAGGCATGCAGGGGGCAGGTATGCAAGGAGCAGGCATGCAGGGGGCAGGTATGCAAGGAGCAG GCAAGCAAGGTGGAGGCCAGCCTAGCAGTTTTAGTCCTGGGCAGAGTCAGGTAACCCCACAGGATCAAGAAAAGGCAGCTTTGATCATGCAGGTTCTTCAACTGACTGCAGATCAGATTGCCATGCTGCCTCCTGAGCAAAGGCAGAGTATCCTGATTTTAAAGGAACAAATCCAGAAATCTACTGGAGCTTCTTAA